From a single Planctellipticum variicoloris genomic region:
- a CDS encoding response regulator transcription factor, translated as MSARILLIEDEPEIAGFILRGLREEGYTVEHESNGVDGLAALTQQVWDAVILDWRLPGQDGLAVLKEYRQRDRQTPVLFLTARDSVLDRVTGLNGGADDYLCKPFAFVELLARIRALLRREDRRPGVVLTYSDVSVDMVTRQSTRGGQRLDLTAREEALLAFFLRHPEQVLTRTRIYEAVWDERYDGMSNTLEVHVMELRKKLERYGPRLIHTLRGRGYRLGESE; from the coding sequence ATGAGCGCGCGCATCCTGCTGATTGAAGACGAGCCCGAGATCGCCGGATTCATTCTGCGCGGACTGAGGGAAGAGGGCTACACCGTCGAGCACGAAAGCAACGGCGTCGACGGACTGGCGGCGCTGACCCAGCAGGTCTGGGATGCCGTCATTCTCGACTGGAGACTCCCCGGCCAGGATGGGCTTGCCGTGTTGAAGGAATACCGCCAGCGCGATCGACAGACCCCGGTTCTATTTCTGACGGCCCGCGACAGCGTCCTCGATCGCGTCACCGGCCTCAACGGCGGCGCCGACGACTATCTGTGCAAGCCGTTCGCTTTCGTCGAACTGCTCGCGCGGATCCGGGCGCTGCTCCGCCGGGAAGACCGTCGCCCCGGCGTCGTTCTCACCTACTCCGACGTCAGCGTTGACATGGTCACGCGACAGTCGACGCGAGGCGGTCAGCGGCTGGATCTCACGGCTCGCGAAGAAGCATTGCTGGCGTTCTTTCTGCGACACCCCGAACAGGTGCTGACCAGGACGCGGATCTACGAGGCCGTCTGGGATGAACGCTACGACGGAATGTCGAACACGCTCGAAGTCCACGTCATGGAGCTGCGGAAGAAGCTGGAACGGTATGGGCCGCGCCTGATTCACACTCTCCGCGGACGCGGCTACCGCCTGGGCGAATCGGAGTGA
- a CDS encoding ATP-binding protein — MTLTTRLTVYFLTVLGIVLLLLTATVWGLVRWSLYGDLAGRVDHIMSALVASVEIEPDGVEWNPKEHELLALRKPVAQDIAWVVLDPDGRAIDHSNLNLPPEATADTQSFANAPPRWLPGTGESWLVLVRQVEIGDFGAASQTGDEEAHPDDVPEYPRLTFAAAISNQGVERQLAGVLLGVLLAALALWSLCAFLSRRACRQALRPVREMAEAAARIEATRLDRRLPVAPDRDELQELAVTFNTLLDRLESAFAQERRFAADASHQLRTPLTVMLGELDVTLLRDRDAPAYQDTLQRVRAQARRLIGMVESLLWLARTDFESHVDAIDPLDLVAWLTDWRARRGAEPRLRMVLEPALPAFARIRPLLLEQALGNVVDNALRYGPPDHPVTVRLQSGPAEVTISIHNEGATIAPEDLPHLFEPFYRSTAPAVTRQPGSGLGLPIVLRILKLHGGAVEVSSNATSGTTFEMRLPRSTPLAESPGQ; from the coding sequence ATGACGCTCACGACCAGGTTGACGGTCTATTTCCTGACAGTGCTCGGCATCGTCCTGTTGCTGCTGACGGCGACCGTCTGGGGATTGGTTCGCTGGTCACTCTACGGCGACCTCGCCGGTCGCGTCGACCACATCATGTCGGCCCTGGTCGCATCGGTTGAAATTGAACCCGACGGAGTCGAGTGGAACCCCAAGGAGCACGAGCTCCTGGCGCTGCGGAAGCCCGTCGCTCAGGACATCGCCTGGGTCGTCCTCGATCCCGACGGACGGGCCATCGACCACTCCAACCTCAACCTTCCTCCCGAGGCCACCGCCGATACGCAGTCGTTCGCCAACGCGCCTCCCCGCTGGCTCCCCGGAACCGGCGAATCCTGGCTCGTGCTGGTTCGACAGGTGGAAATCGGCGACTTCGGAGCCGCCAGTCAAACGGGTGATGAAGAAGCCCACCCCGACGACGTCCCGGAGTACCCCCGACTGACCTTCGCGGCGGCGATCTCGAATCAAGGCGTCGAACGCCAACTGGCCGGCGTGCTGCTGGGAGTCTTGCTGGCGGCCCTGGCCCTGTGGAGCCTGTGCGCCTTCTTGAGCCGCCGCGCCTGCCGCCAGGCCCTGCGACCGGTCCGCGAGATGGCCGAGGCCGCCGCCCGGATCGAGGCAACGCGCCTGGACCGCCGACTCCCCGTCGCCCCGGACCGTGACGAGCTGCAGGAGCTCGCCGTCACCTTCAATACGCTCCTCGACCGCCTCGAATCGGCTTTTGCGCAGGAACGCCGGTTCGCGGCCGACGCCTCCCATCAGTTGCGAACCCCGTTGACTGTCATGCTCGGCGAACTCGACGTCACGCTGCTGCGCGATCGCGACGCTCCAGCCTATCAGGACACGCTGCAGCGGGTCCGCGCTCAAGCCCGGCGATTGATCGGCATGGTCGAATCACTCCTCTGGCTGGCTCGGACCGACTTTGAATCGCACGTCGATGCCATCGATCCCCTCGACCTGGTCGCGTGGCTGACCGACTGGCGCGCGCGGAGAGGGGCTGAGCCCCGCCTGCGGATGGTGCTCGAACCAGCCCTGCCGGCCTTCGCGCGAATCCGGCCGCTGCTGCTGGAACAGGCCCTCGGGAACGTGGTCGATAACGCCCTCCGCTACGGCCCGCCCGATCACCCCGTCACGGTGCGGCTTCAATCTGGTCCGGCAGAAGTTACCATCTCCATCCACAACGAAGGTGCGACAATCGCTCCGGAGGACTTGCCTCATCTCTTCGAGCCCTTCTACCGTTCCACGGCCCCCGCCGTCACGCGCCAACCCGGCAGCGGTCTGGGACTGCCGATTGTGTTGCGGATTCTCAAGCTGCACGGAGGCGCCGTCGAGGTCTCGTCCAACGCCACATCCGGCACGACGTTCGAGATGCGGCTGCCACGCTCAACCCCGTTGGCCGAGTCACCCGGACAGTAG
- a CDS encoding Uma2 family endonuclease — MPELTTAKSVLLTDLALCVNHYRLFTPGIYVCLHVPVQLDHRSRIVPGLVAMVNHGRLKQCEPVDNGFEGPPNFVLDVFDSEEMAEYESRRGEFERAGVTEYVAVFDGDPLTFHWNRHDGQAFVEAAPDHRGILKSLALPGLWFPVQSLAGRNWWSILSTIEYGVSRKGHHEFMETIWHKAGRPPGDGAIPFEEG, encoded by the coding sequence ATGCCGGAACTCACGACCGCGAAATCCGTCCTGCTGACCGATCTGGCCCTCTGCGTCAACCACTACCGCCTCTTCACGCCCGGCATCTACGTCTGCCTGCATGTTCCCGTGCAGCTCGATCACCGGTCGCGCATCGTTCCCGGGCTGGTCGCGATGGTCAATCACGGCCGGCTGAAGCAGTGCGAACCCGTCGACAACGGTTTCGAGGGGCCGCCCAATTTCGTGCTGGATGTCTTCGACTCTGAAGAGATGGCCGAGTACGAATCGCGCCGCGGCGAATTCGAACGTGCCGGCGTCACCGAGTACGTCGCCGTCTTCGATGGGGACCCGCTGACGTTCCACTGGAATCGACACGACGGACAGGCCTTCGTCGAGGCGGCGCCCGATCATCGGGGAATCCTCAAGAGCCTGGCCTTGCCGGGCCTGTGGTTTCCCGTCCAGTCGCTGGCCGGCCGGAACTGGTGGTCGATTCTCTCGACCATCGAGTATGGCGTCAGCCGGAAGGGACACCACGAGTTTATGGAAACGATCTGGCACAAGGCGGGGCGACCGCCGGGTGACGGTGCGATTCCCTTTGAAGAGGGGTGA
- a CDS encoding sulfatase — MYRVWMALLVGFLALGIESTGSAADRPNIVWIFVDDMSANFSCYGETQVATPNVDRLAREGTRFTHAYVTAPVCSACRSALITGIYQTSLGAHHHRSGRGDQQIALPAGVIPVPKLFQQAGYYTCIGAGIAGNRRLGKTDYNFEWEKAIYDGPDWAGRKPGQPFFMQVQLHGGKYREGKNWEETAKAALGTLTDPASVELPPYYPRDEVLRHDWARYLDACRYTDWQVGQVLARLEAEKILDQTLVIFMTDHGISHARGKQFLYNEGTHVPLVIRGPGIPRGVRDDLVEHIDLPAISLSAAGIAIPPTMQGRNVFGKEYQPRPEIFAARDRCDETTERIRSVRTDRWLYIRNFHPDRPMLQPNAYKDNKPILLRLRELHAAGKLDDLQERLLFAPTRPAEELYEWQTDRYQLRNLAGEPEHLAVLEKLRARLDRWMGETNDHGRTPESAAAYDAEMAAYLSNVKGERRAELERNIAQMKAWEAAGK, encoded by the coding sequence ATGTACCGCGTCTGGATGGCACTTCTGGTTGGATTCCTTGCGCTCGGGATCGAATCGACCGGGTCCGCCGCCGACCGGCCCAACATCGTCTGGATCTTCGTCGACGACATGTCCGCCAACTTTTCGTGCTACGGAGAGACGCAGGTCGCGACTCCCAATGTCGATCGCCTCGCTCGCGAAGGGACGCGGTTCACGCACGCCTACGTGACCGCTCCGGTCTGTTCCGCCTGCCGGTCGGCTCTGATCACGGGGATATATCAGACCAGCCTTGGCGCCCACCACCATCGCAGCGGACGGGGGGACCAGCAGATCGCGCTGCCGGCCGGTGTCATTCCGGTCCCGAAGTTGTTCCAGCAGGCGGGTTACTACACCTGCATCGGCGCCGGCATCGCGGGGAACAGGCGGCTTGGCAAGACCGACTACAACTTCGAGTGGGAAAAGGCGATCTATGACGGTCCCGACTGGGCCGGGCGGAAGCCGGGGCAGCCGTTCTTCATGCAGGTCCAGCTCCACGGCGGCAAATACCGCGAGGGGAAGAACTGGGAGGAAACGGCTAAGGCCGCGCTGGGGACGCTGACCGATCCGGCGAGCGTCGAGCTGCCGCCCTATTACCCGCGCGACGAAGTCCTGCGGCACGACTGGGCTCGGTATCTGGATGCCTGCCGCTACACCGACTGGCAGGTCGGGCAGGTCCTCGCGCGGCTGGAAGCGGAAAAAATTCTCGACCAGACGCTGGTGATCTTCATGACCGATCACGGCATCAGCCACGCTCGCGGGAAGCAGTTTCTGTACAACGAAGGAACGCACGTGCCGCTGGTGATCCGCGGGCCGGGGATTCCGCGCGGCGTCCGCGACGATCTGGTCGAGCACATCGACCTGCCGGCGATCTCGCTGTCCGCGGCGGGGATCGCCATCCCGCCGACCATGCAGGGCCGGAACGTCTTCGGCAAAGAGTACCAGCCGCGGCCCGAAATCTTCGCAGCCCGCGACCGCTGCGACGAGACGACGGAGCGGATCCGATCGGTCCGGACCGATCGCTGGCTCTACATCCGCAACTTCCATCCGGACCGGCCCATGCTGCAACCGAACGCCTACAAGGACAACAAACCGATCCTGCTCCGGCTGCGGGAGCTGCATGCCGCAGGAAAACTCGATGACCTGCAGGAGCGGTTGTTGTTTGCACCGACCCGGCCCGCCGAAGAGCTTTACGAGTGGCAGACCGACCGGTATCAGCTCCGCAATCTGGCCGGAGAACCGGAGCACCTGGCCGTGCTGGAAAAGCTGCGGGCCCGGCTCGACCGGTGGATGGGCGAAACGAACGATCACGGCCGGACTCCCGAGTCCGCCGCGGCGTATGACGCCGAGATGGCGGCGTATCTGTCGAATGTGAAAGGGGAGCGGCGGGCGGAGCTGGAGCGGAACATCGCGCAGATGAAGGCGTGGGAGGCGGCGGGGAAGTAG
- a CDS encoding DUF1294 domain-containing protein codes for MAAEPRADGNRRAVGKLLRTLQWAFTGAAVLWWVWAALVLWAAFTRSGNKLGAFLAIYLLLTVGASGVAFVMMMWDKWRAIRVKPRVSESTLLFCSLAGGWPGTQLARMLFRHKTQKVGFRAIYWLIVSLHLLLLGYIWWSDWFRLMAQALIYKAPAA; via the coding sequence ATGGCCGCCGAACCTCGGGCCGACGGCAATCGCCGCGCGGTCGGCAAGCTGCTCCGCACCCTGCAATGGGCTTTTACCGGCGCCGCCGTCCTGTGGTGGGTCTGGGCGGCGCTCGTGCTGTGGGCGGCGTTCACCCGTTCCGGCAACAAGCTCGGGGCGTTTCTGGCGATCTACCTGCTCCTCACCGTCGGCGCGAGCGGCGTCGCCTTCGTGATGATGATGTGGGACAAATGGCGCGCCATCCGCGTCAAACCGCGCGTTTCCGAATCGACCCTGCTGTTCTGCAGCCTGGCCGGCGGCTGGCCGGGAACGCAGCTCGCCCGCATGCTGTTCCGACATAAGACACAGAAAGTCGGCTTCCGCGCCATCTACTGGCTCATCGTCTCGCTCCACCTGCTGCTGCTCGGCTACATCTGGTGGAGCGACTGGTTCCGTCTGATGGCGCAAGCCCTGATCTACAAAGCCCCCGCCGCCTGA
- a CDS encoding ROK family protein produces MYLGIEIGGTKLQLGVGHGDGAEFVAFERRDIDRSRGAQGILGQIRETGRELIAAYDIERVGFGFGGPVFGDRGIVQTSHQVNGWDGFPLAEWCRTELQRPACLGNDCDSACLAEACFGAGRGLRTVFYVTVGTGIGGGLVIDRKIHGTDRPAAAEIGHLRPGLDCRDPHATVESRAAGPGIEQAARRWVAEHADERDAEDLLNRSQREIDQLSSRLVATAAMAGNAAAREVYGNAVEVLGWAIAQVGTLIAPDVVVVGGGVSLAGEELFFEPLRAAVNRYLFPPLRGAFDVVPAGLGESVVVHGALALAATAR; encoded by the coding sequence ATGTACCTGGGCATCGAAATCGGCGGAACGAAACTGCAACTGGGGGTGGGGCACGGCGACGGAGCAGAATTCGTCGCCTTCGAGCGGCGCGACATCGATCGCTCGCGCGGAGCGCAGGGCATTCTGGGCCAGATCCGCGAAACCGGGCGGGAGCTGATCGCCGCCTACGACATCGAACGCGTCGGCTTCGGCTTTGGCGGACCGGTCTTCGGCGATCGGGGCATCGTGCAGACCAGCCACCAGGTGAACGGCTGGGACGGATTCCCACTGGCGGAGTGGTGCCGGACCGAACTGCAACGGCCCGCCTGCCTGGGGAACGACTGCGACTCGGCCTGCCTGGCGGAGGCATGTTTCGGCGCCGGTCGCGGTCTGCGGACGGTGTTCTACGTCACCGTCGGCACTGGGATCGGCGGGGGGCTGGTGATCGACCGGAAAATTCACGGAACGGACCGCCCCGCGGCGGCGGAGATCGGGCACCTGCGGCCGGGTCTGGATTGCCGCGATCCCCACGCCACGGTCGAGTCGCGGGCGGCGGGGCCAGGAATCGAACAGGCCGCCCGGCGCTGGGTGGCGGAGCATGCCGACGAACGGGACGCCGAAGATCTGCTGAATCGATCGCAGCGGGAGATCGATCAACTTTCGTCGCGGCTGGTGGCCACCGCGGCGATGGCGGGGAATGCCGCCGCCCGCGAGGTCTACGGCAACGCTGTCGAAGTGCTCGGCTGGGCGATTGCGCAAGTCGGGACGCTGATTGCACCGGACGTGGTCGTCGTAGGAGGCGGGGTGTCACTGGCTGGCGAAGAGCTCTTCTTCGAGCCTTTGCGCGCTGCCGTGAACCGCTACCTGTTTCCCCCGCTGCGGGGAGCGTTTGACGTTGTGCCGGCGGGGCTGGGCGAGAGCGTGGTGGTTCACGGCGCGCTCGCTCTGGCGGCGACGGCGCGCTGA
- a CDS encoding HEAT repeat domain-containing protein, whose amino-acid sequence MKQWCAPWKVLLVTALACQLTGCSRLSQTVAKWSGKDVDTKVAATDKEAKSSKSGASSGKKAATDAKIAAADKALKEAAAGKPAAKTASSGKDAVAKVTPKDPSRAASKTAPKVEAKVAAAPTKTGTSWDEDPFLVDSPKGESWSRSGVEKAAGGNAAQPTKTEVAAAKEKAFLEDDWSFAEAAGQQAVEKAIKDLKKNEIQEVSHSMAKEGQDLLGEAERSLGALDRKLAAVEERVIAAKAADVRLIPDEPVGGTPAKSEFVKTADKAIVAVKGTATLPNAPSTTKPIITPAAARQAQIASEASAKLRTWADRGQQVASLLALCPQATGQIQELVKNLETRDVEQVKKATNELGRLGSQSLAAAPALRQLLQHADGLVRVNAALALTRIEGSTPQSIKTLVESLKHEDSAVRSYAAAVLAGMGPQAADAVPALSEALKDPNAYVRLHVAEVLIRYGEWSQPALKTLLGCLEDQDANVRWLTAYSLAELAPQSQETVNALRLALRDPEEKVRVGAIYALGELGPLALPAENDLRKLTQDPNAEVRTTAEQSLRQIHRG is encoded by the coding sequence ATGAAACAATGGTGTGCTCCCTGGAAGGTCCTGCTTGTCACCGCGCTGGCCTGTCAATTGACGGGTTGTTCGCGGTTATCGCAGACCGTCGCCAAATGGTCCGGCAAGGACGTCGACACGAAGGTTGCTGCGACCGACAAGGAGGCGAAGTCCTCGAAGTCGGGAGCGTCGTCAGGGAAGAAAGCGGCGACTGACGCGAAGATCGCCGCCGCCGACAAGGCTTTGAAAGAAGCCGCGGCGGGCAAGCCTGCGGCGAAAACCGCGTCGTCGGGGAAAGACGCAGTTGCGAAGGTGACTCCCAAGGATCCTTCCAGGGCGGCGTCGAAGACCGCCCCGAAGGTTGAAGCCAAGGTCGCCGCGGCTCCGACGAAGACGGGGACGAGCTGGGACGAGGATCCGTTCCTGGTCGACTCTCCGAAGGGCGAGAGCTGGTCGAGGTCGGGAGTGGAGAAGGCTGCCGGGGGGAACGCTGCCCAGCCGACGAAGACTGAGGTTGCCGCCGCCAAGGAGAAAGCTTTCCTCGAAGACGACTGGTCGTTTGCCGAGGCCGCCGGACAGCAGGCCGTCGAGAAGGCGATCAAGGATCTGAAGAAGAACGAGATCCAGGAGGTTTCTCACAGCATGGCCAAGGAGGGCCAGGATCTGCTGGGCGAAGCCGAAAGGTCCCTCGGGGCGCTGGATCGCAAACTGGCGGCTGTTGAGGAGCGGGTGATCGCTGCGAAAGCGGCGGACGTGCGCCTGATTCCGGACGAGCCGGTCGGCGGGACGCCGGCAAAGTCGGAGTTCGTCAAAACGGCCGATAAGGCGATCGTCGCGGTCAAAGGAACGGCGACGCTGCCCAATGCCCCCTCGACGACCAAGCCGATCATCACTCCTGCCGCCGCGAGGCAGGCGCAGATCGCGTCGGAGGCTTCGGCGAAGTTGCGGACGTGGGCCGACCGCGGCCAGCAGGTCGCGTCATTGCTGGCCCTGTGTCCGCAGGCGACGGGACAGATCCAGGAGCTCGTCAAGAACCTGGAGACGCGCGACGTCGAACAGGTCAAAAAGGCGACCAACGAACTGGGACGACTCGGCTCGCAGTCGCTGGCGGCGGCTCCGGCCCTGCGGCAGCTCCTGCAGCATGCGGACGGCCTGGTGCGGGTGAACGCCGCACTGGCCCTGACTCGCATCGAAGGGAGCACGCCGCAGTCGATCAAGACGCTGGTCGAATCCCTCAAGCACGAAGATTCGGCGGTCCGGTCGTATGCGGCGGCGGTCCTGGCGGGGATGGGTCCGCAGGCGGCCGACGCGGTGCCGGCGCTCTCCGAGGCGCTGAAAGATCCGAACGCTTATGTTCGGCTGCATGTTGCCGAAGTGCTGATCCGGTATGGAGAGTGGTCGCAGCCCGCTCTGAAGACGCTGCTGGGCTGCTTGGAGGACCAGGATGCCAATGTCCGCTGGCTGACGGCCTATTCGCTGGCGGAGCTGGCTCCGCAGTCGCAGGAAACGGTGAATGCTCTGCGGCTGGCTCTGCGGGATCCGGAGGAAAAAGTGCGGGTCGGGGCGATCTATGCCCTGGGGGAACTGGGACCGCTGGCCCTGCCGGCCGAGAACGACCTGCGGAAGCTGACTCAGGATCCAAACGCGGAAGTCCGCACGACCGCGGAGCAGTCGCTCCGTCAGATTCATCGCGGCTGA